The following are from one region of the Abiotrophia defectiva ATCC 49176 genome:
- the zapA gene encoding cell division protein ZapA has translation MENKRRFRAVIEGTEYTIVGNRSATHLNQVVELVNSQLAQLAELAPDMSARDRAILMSVNALSDQLVKEQRIAELEAQLQSLQGKGSAQAQAPKSPVAEPKKASPQVPFTRK, from the coding sequence ATGGAAAATAAACGACGTTTCCGCGCCGTAATTGAAGGTACCGAATATACGATTGTGGGAAATCGCTCAGCGACTCACCTCAATCAGGTGGTAGAATTAGTTAACAGCCAATTGGCTCAGTTAGCTGAGTTAGCCCCTGATATGTCGGCACGCGATCGGGCCATCCTCATGTCGGTCAATGCCTTATCTGATCAACTAGTTAAGGAACAGCGCATTGCAGAATTGGAAGCTCAGCTCCAAAGTCTACAAGGCAAGGGCAGCGCTCAAGCTCAGGCTCCTAAATCGCCAGTAGCCGAGCCTAAGAAGGCCAGCCCTCAGGTTCCCTTTACCAGAAAGTAA
- a CDS encoding CvpA family protein: MLTLLMLLILLYAFYRGYRRGLVMQVVRLIGFVIAMTIANRHYQPLARFISNFIPFPSVQQNTQMTFYDQATSFVIDQAFYRVVAYIAIVVVGWLVTEFISLFFRKLAFYEVFKWANHIGGGLISVLIAYIWIFFSLFTLSLVPLEGIQQQFVNNPIAYRVVSQTPVLSDMANRLWLQANPNNNNNNR; encoded by the coding sequence ATGTTAACCTTACTCATGCTTTTGATTCTCTTGTATGCCTTCTACCGCGGTTATCGCCGTGGCTTGGTCATGCAAGTGGTGCGTCTGATTGGGTTTGTCATCGCCATGACCATTGCCAATCGCCACTATCAACCATTGGCACGTTTTATCTCTAACTTTATTCCTTTCCCATCAGTTCAACAGAATACCCAAATGACCTTCTATGACCAAGCCACTAGCTTCGTCATCGACCAGGCCTTCTATCGGGTCGTGGCCTATATTGCCATTGTGGTGGTAGGTTGGTTAGTGACTGAGTTTATTAGCCTCTTCTTCCGTAAGCTAGCCTTCTATGAAGTTTTCAAATGGGCTAACCACATCGGGGGCGGGCTAATTAGTGTCCTCATCGCCTATATCTGGATTTTCTTCTCGCTCTTTACCTTATCCTTGGTACCGCTAGAAGGCATCCAACAACAATTCGTTAATAACCCGATTGCTTATCGGGTCGTGTCTCAGACACCTGTCTTATCTGATATGGCCAACCGCCTCTGGCTCCAGGCCAATCCCAACAATAACAACAACAACCGTTAA
- a CDS encoding endonuclease MutS2: MTDQKIFSTLEFGKIKQAVQHYLQTESAERLVQAMAPSDQLDTIQTWQSETEQALGILMQGKVLPIPRLVNIDMALKRLELGASLNGQELAGIAKLLSTIHQLMKFFDQLAAEEKTYPALTAWVYQVVTLPEIEAELAQAIDEDGSVLSSASVLLASIRRQQGQMEQQIRLQLNQLLKSKASQLSDALVTMRNDRYVLPVKAEYKHQFGGTVHDQSSTGQTLYIEPQSVMELNNKRAELQRAERQEIERILMALSEALMPYQEELKRNEWVVAHLDYIQARAHYAKSLEATRPKFSDQQIVAIYQARHPLIAADKIVPNDIILGEHYQALIITGPNTGGKTILLKTLGLLQLMGQSGLHIPAEAGSRLGIFDAVYADIGDEQSIEQNLSTFSSHMTNIVSILNQVTDRSLVLFDELGSGTDPQEGALLAMAILNHLRKIGTLVMATTHYPELKLYAHETANTLNASMEFDAQTLSPTYRLLLGVPGRSNAFDISGRLGLDPSILAEARQGIKEDSQALNDMVAKLEEERRQAELDHEAAQELLEEAQQLHADLRHEYNRWLEAKERLQDKAKQEANAKVAQAQAQAEALIQEIRDLQLEQGQNQTIKEHVLIEKRAGFEQLKQPENLKKNKVLKKAKNNRQLKVGDDVEVLSYGQRGTIIEVKGKEYIVQMGILKMKFEQEELEPLNQVETKTKVNVHRQAGPKVQTSLDLRGERYEQALYRLRQYLDAALLSNHPMVTIIHGKGTGALRQGVKEDLAKHPQVDRFEYSPANAGGNGSTIVYFK; encoded by the coding sequence GTGACGGATCAGAAGATTTTTAGCACCTTGGAATTCGGTAAAATCAAACAAGCCGTGCAACATTATCTCCAGACCGAGTCGGCTGAGCGCCTGGTTCAAGCCATGGCGCCTAGCGACCAGCTGGATACCATTCAAACATGGCAGTCAGAAACCGAGCAAGCGCTCGGTATTTTGATGCAGGGAAAAGTATTACCGATTCCACGCCTAGTCAATATCGACATGGCGCTTAAACGCTTGGAATTAGGCGCCAGCCTTAATGGCCAGGAACTGGCCGGTATTGCCAAGCTCCTATCGACCATCCACCAACTCATGAAGTTCTTCGACCAGTTGGCAGCCGAAGAGAAGACCTATCCAGCCCTTACGGCCTGGGTCTACCAAGTGGTGACCTTGCCAGAAATTGAAGCAGAACTGGCCCAAGCCATTGACGAAGATGGCTCGGTCCTCTCATCGGCTTCGGTTCTCTTGGCCAGCATCCGTCGCCAACAAGGCCAGATGGAGCAGCAAATCCGCCTGCAACTCAACCAACTGCTTAAGTCCAAGGCCAGCCAATTGTCTGATGCTTTGGTCACTATGCGGAATGACCGTTATGTTTTGCCGGTCAAGGCCGAGTACAAGCATCAATTTGGCGGGACAGTCCACGACCAGTCTTCAACGGGCCAGACACTCTATATTGAGCCCCAGTCTGTCATGGAGCTTAACAACAAGCGAGCTGAATTGCAACGAGCCGAACGCCAAGAAATTGAACGGATTTTAATGGCTCTGTCTGAGGCCCTCATGCCTTATCAAGAAGAACTCAAGCGCAACGAGTGGGTTGTGGCTCACCTGGACTATATCCAAGCCCGCGCCCACTATGCCAAGTCGCTAGAGGCCACTCGACCAAAATTCTCCGATCAGCAAATCGTGGCCATCTACCAGGCTCGTCATCCCCTGATTGCAGCAGATAAGATTGTGCCCAACGACATTATTTTGGGTGAGCACTATCAAGCCCTGATTATTACCGGACCTAACACAGGTGGGAAGACTATTTTGCTTAAGACGCTGGGTCTCTTACAGTTGATGGGGCAGTCTGGGCTCCATATCCCGGCTGAGGCGGGGAGCCGCCTGGGCATTTTTGATGCCGTCTATGCCGATATCGGAGATGAGCAGTCCATTGAGCAGAACCTGTCCACTTTTAGTTCCCACATGACTAATATTGTCAGCATCTTGAATCAGGTGACCGACCGGTCCTTGGTCCTCTTTGACGAGCTGGGTTCGGGGACGGACCCTCAAGAAGGGGCCCTCCTGGCCATGGCCATCCTCAACCATTTGCGTAAAATCGGGACCTTGGTCATGGCGACCACCCACTATCCTGAACTTAAGCTCTATGCCCATGAGACAGCCAATACCCTCAATGCCAGCATGGAATTCGATGCCCAGACCCTGTCGCCAACCTATCGCCTCTTGTTAGGGGTACCGGGCCGGTCCAACGCCTTTGATATTTCGGGGCGTCTGGGTTTGGATCCAAGTATTTTGGCGGAAGCCCGTCAAGGGATTAAGGAAGACAGCCAAGCCCTCAACGACATGGTGGCCAAGCTTGAAGAAGAGCGGCGTCAAGCTGAGTTAGACCATGAAGCAGCCCAAGAATTGTTGGAAGAGGCCCAACAGCTACATGCCGATTTGCGTCATGAATACAACCGCTGGTTAGAAGCCAAGGAACGCCTGCAAGACAAGGCCAAGCAAGAAGCTAATGCCAAGGTGGCCCAGGCTCAGGCGCAAGCCGAAGCCTTGATTCAAGAGATTCGTGACTTGCAGTTAGAACAAGGCCAGAATCAGACCATCAAGGAGCATGTCTTGATTGAGAAACGAGCTGGCTTTGAGCAACTCAAGCAACCCGAAAATCTCAAGAAGAATAAGGTCCTTAAGAAGGCTAAGAACAACCGTCAACTCAAGGTAGGGGACGATGTGGAGGTCTTAAGCTATGGCCAACGCGGGACTATTATTGAAGTCAAGGGCAAGGAATACATTGTCCAAATGGGGATTCTTAAGATGAAGTTTGAGCAGGAAGAACTAGAACCGCTCAATCAAGTGGAGACCAAGACCAAGGTCAATGTTCACCGCCAAGCAGGACCTAAGGTGCAGACTAGCTTAGACCTGCGAGGCGAACGCTATGAGCAAGCCCTTTATCGACTGCGCCAATACTTGGATGCGGCGCTACTGTCCAACCATCCTATGGTCACCATTATTCATGGTAAGGGGACCGGGGCGCTGAGACAGGGAGTTAAGGAAGACCTAGCCAAACATCCTCAGGTTGACCGCTTCGAATATTCGCCAGCCAATGCAGGTGGTAATGGTTCGACCATCGTTTATTTCAAGTAG
- the trxA gene encoding thioredoxin — protein sequence MAKHLTDAEFLTSTAEGVTVVDFWAPWCGPCRMQGPVIDALSEKYEGQVEFFKMNVDEEQKVAQEFGVMSIPTLLVKKDGQPVEKLIGYHDQAKLEAILAQYL from the coding sequence ATGGCAAAACATTTAACAGATGCTGAATTTTTAACTTCAACTGCAGAAGGCGTAACCGTTGTTGACTTTTGGGCACCATGGTGTGGACCTTGTCGTATGCAAGGGCCAGTTATCGATGCGCTCAGCGAGAAATATGAAGGTCAAGTAGAATTCTTCAAGATGAACGTAGATGAAGAGCAAAAAGTAGCTCAAGAGTTTGGCGTCATGTCTATTCCAACACTCTTGGTTAAGAAAGATGGTCAGCCCGTTGAAAAACTCATCGGCTACCATGACCAAGCTAAGTTAGAAGCCATTCTAGCACAATACTTATAA
- the atpB gene encoding F0F1 ATP synthase subunit A, whose product MEESRIFELFGLAFSWNTVLATIATVLLIWGLCVWCTRKLSVDQPGKPQLFLETIIDFVRGIVGGAITDPNAQMYQLLGLTLLLFVFVANMLGLPFMLNYGEHSYWRSPTADPIVCLSMAALMILLSHYIGVEKQGFKGYLINGYTKPMKAMIPLKIIEEFTNTITLALRLYGNIFAGEVLLGLIANLATSAGLVTWPVGILIQIIWQGFSLFVGSIQAYIFVTLTMVYMSHKVETEHE is encoded by the coding sequence GTGGAAGAATCACGCATATTTGAACTCTTTGGCTTAGCCTTCAGTTGGAATACAGTGCTGGCGACCATTGCGACAGTGCTCCTGATATGGGGCTTGTGCGTTTGGTGTACGCGTAAACTGTCGGTTGACCAACCGGGTAAACCGCAATTGTTCCTAGAAACCATCATCGACTTTGTCCGCGGTATCGTGGGTGGGGCCATTACGGATCCCAATGCCCAAATGTACCAGCTACTTGGGCTGACATTGCTCTTGTTTGTTTTCGTGGCTAACATGTTAGGCTTACCATTCATGCTTAACTATGGCGAACATTCCTATTGGCGTAGCCCGACGGCTGACCCAATTGTCTGCTTGTCCATGGCAGCCTTAATGATTCTGCTCTCCCACTATATTGGGGTTGAGAAACAAGGTTTCAAGGGTTATCTGATTAACGGCTATACCAAGCCAATGAAGGCCATGATTCCGTTGAAAATCATTGAAGAGTTCACCAACACGATTACCCTGGCCTTACGGCTCTACGGGAACATCTTCGCGGGTGAAGTCCTACTGGGCTTGATTGCTAACTTGGCAACCTCTGCCGGTCTAGTCACTTGGCCTGTTGGGATTCTGATCCAAATTATTTGGCAAGGATTCTCACTCTTTGTAGGTTCCATTCAAGCCTACATCTTCGTCACCTTAACCATGGTTTACATGTCCCATAAGGTTGAGACGGAACACGAATAA
- the atpE gene encoding F0F1 ATP synthase subunit C, translating into MDYAIAAAIAVAFAALGASIGNGMVISKTIESIARQPELEGKLRMTMFLGVGLIEAVPIIAVVIALLFAFK; encoded by the coding sequence ATGGATTACGCAATCGCTGCTGCAATCGCTGTTGCCTTCGCTGCATTAGGGGCATCAATCGGGAACGGGATGGTTATTTCTAAGACCATCGAATCAATCGCTCGCCAACCAGAATTGGAAGGTAAATTACGGATGACCATGTTCTTGGGTGTCGGTCTGATTGAAGCCGTGCCAATCATTGCGGTCGTTATCGCATTACTTTTCGCCTTCAAATAA
- the atpF gene encoding F0F1 ATP synthase subunit B, with protein sequence MNTLLLNTSINTSLGHTIVTLVAFVILLLIVKHFAWGPLTKILSERKQVIDHDIQTAASEKAAAQDANRDAQLALRDARAEATQIILQAKKQSLQVQDTMLKEAKEEVIRMKETAQKDIALERRRMLSDLRAELTDISIEIAEKIIQREIKPEDYHRLVDDFIEGMDDIS encoded by the coding sequence ATGAACACGCTGTTATTAAATACAAGTATCAATACCTCGTTGGGCCATACCATTGTTACCTTGGTGGCCTTCGTGATTTTGCTTCTCATCGTGAAACACTTTGCCTGGGGCCCGCTGACTAAGATTTTGTCAGAGCGCAAACAGGTCATTGACCACGACATTCAGACGGCTGCTTCTGAAAAGGCAGCTGCCCAAGACGCCAACCGTGATGCGCAATTAGCTTTGCGTGACGCACGGGCGGAAGCAACTCAAATTATCTTGCAAGCTAAGAAACAAAGCCTGCAAGTTCAAGACACCATGCTCAAGGAAGCAAAAGAAGAGGTTATCCGCATGAAGGAGACCGCTCAGAAGGATATTGCCTTGGAACGTCGCCGTATGTTAAGTGACTTACGGGCAGAATTGACTGACATCTCCATTGAGATTGCTGAGAAGATTATCCAACGGGAAATCAAACCAGAAGACTATCACCGTTTAGTGGACGACTTTATTGAAGGAATGGATGATATATCATGA
- a CDS encoding F0F1 ATP synthase subunit delta, translating into MTEEVKQASVSLKRPQIADMEEAKKKREKTFEEKLLRKMQQEYLETYHGEVAQAAASNQAGESSDADQVRDENRTQYEDRLLDKLMAQISSGYENHDERRRQVRSETLMITSAVPLTEDEKEKMTRKFMEITKKPLRRITTVVDPSLITGVRLQSETFYYEVTGQKKLREIRAFLEKGWLQGDES; encoded by the coding sequence ATGACAGAAGAAGTAAAGCAAGCCTCTGTCTCTCTCAAGCGTCCTCAAATTGCTGATATGGAAGAGGCTAAGAAGAAGCGGGAGAAAACCTTCGAAGAGAAATTGTTGCGCAAGATGCAACAAGAATACCTGGAAACCTATCATGGTGAGGTCGCCCAGGCTGCGGCTAGTAATCAAGCAGGGGAATCGTCTGATGCGGATCAGGTTCGGGACGAGAACCGGACCCAGTATGAGGACCGTCTCTTAGACAAGCTCATGGCGCAAATTTCAAGTGGTTATGAAAACCATGATGAACGTCGCCGCCAAGTCCGTTCTGAGACCTTGATGATTACCAGTGCCGTGCCTTTGACTGAAGATGAGAAGGAAAAGATGACCCGTAAATTCATGGAAATTACTAAGAAGCCTCTGCGTCGCATTACGACGGTGGTCGACCCTAGCTTGATTACTGGGGTGCGTCTACAGTCAGAGACCTTCTACTATGAAGTGACAGGGCAGAAGAAATTAAGAGAAATACGTGCCTTCTTAGAAAAAGGCTGGTTACAAGGAGATGAATCGTAG
- the atpA gene encoding F0F1 ATP synthase subunit alpha, translating into MTERLEDRLRQQIRRFRSQDNLEEIGTVTFIGDGIARVIGLENVMSGEMVEFANGSIGMVQNLESNDVGIIIFGKYENIHEGDLVRRLGKIMEVPVGPGLLGRVVDPLGRPLDGLGRIDSNRTRPVETPAPGIMDRQSVNEPMQTGIKAVDALVPIGRGQRELIIGDRKTGKTSLAVDAIINQKGKDVICIYVAIGQKESTVKNLVNTLEQYGAMDYTVVVTASASQPAPLLYLAPYSGTAIGEEFMYNGQHVLVVYDDLSKQAAAYREMSLLLKRPPGREAYPGDVFYLHSRLLERSAKLSDALGGGSLTSLPIVETQAGDISAYIPTNVISITDGQIFLESDLFFSGIRPAINAGLSVSRVGGAAQLKPMKQVSGTLRIDLASYRELEAFTQFGSDLDAATQHKLNRGKRTVAVLKQKLHKTLPVEEQVVILYALIHGYMDSVPLEMIEDYQDQLMTFFRDNYDVILHEIVTKKVLPDQQLMDSILAEFGQRFQPLSARPLVAD; encoded by the coding sequence ATGACAGAGCGTTTAGAAGATCGTTTACGTCAACAGATCCGCCGCTTTAGATCGCAAGACAATTTAGAAGAAATCGGGACGGTCACCTTTATCGGTGACGGGATTGCCCGTGTTATTGGTCTAGAGAATGTCATGTCAGGTGAGATGGTCGAGTTCGCCAATGGCTCTATCGGCATGGTGCAAAACCTAGAATCCAATGACGTGGGGATTATCATTTTCGGTAAGTACGAGAATATCCACGAGGGTGACTTAGTCCGCCGTCTGGGTAAAATCATGGAAGTCCCAGTAGGTCCTGGCTTATTGGGGCGTGTTGTGGACCCTCTGGGTCGTCCACTTGATGGCTTAGGTCGGATTGACAGCAACCGGACCCGTCCAGTTGAGACACCTGCGCCTGGTATCATGGACCGCCAGAGTGTGAATGAACCAATGCAAACAGGGATTAAGGCTGTTGACGCCTTAGTACCAATTGGTCGTGGTCAACGGGAACTGATTATCGGGGACCGTAAGACAGGGAAGACTTCCTTAGCGGTTGATGCCATTATCAACCAAAAGGGTAAGGATGTTATCTGTATCTATGTGGCTATTGGTCAGAAGGAATCCACCGTTAAGAACCTGGTCAACACCTTAGAACAATATGGGGCCATGGACTATACTGTCGTCGTGACAGCTTCTGCCTCACAACCTGCGCCTTTACTTTACCTAGCGCCTTATTCAGGGACCGCCATCGGGGAAGAATTCATGTATAATGGTCAGCATGTCTTGGTGGTCTACGATGACCTATCTAAGCAAGCTGCAGCCTATCGTGAAATGTCCCTCCTGCTCAAGCGCCCACCAGGTCGTGAAGCTTATCCAGGGGACGTCTTCTACTTGCATTCACGCCTCTTAGAGCGTAGTGCCAAACTCAGTGACGCCTTAGGTGGTGGGTCCTTGACCTCTCTGCCAATCGTGGAAACCCAGGCTGGGGATATTTCAGCCTACATTCCAACCAACGTCATTTCCATCACCGACGGTCAAATCTTCCTGGAAAGTGATCTCTTCTTCTCGGGTATTCGACCTGCTATTAACGCTGGTCTGTCAGTTTCCCGGGTAGGGGGAGCAGCTCAGCTCAAACCGATGAAACAGGTCTCTGGGACCTTGCGGATTGACTTGGCTAGCTACCGTGAATTAGAAGCCTTCACTCAGTTCGGTTCAGATCTAGATGCGGCAACCCAACACAAGCTCAACCGTGGAAAGCGGACCGTAGCGGTGCTCAAGCAGAAGCTGCACAAGACCTTGCCAGTTGAAGAACAAGTGGTCATCCTCTATGCCTTGATTCATGGCTATATGGATTCTGTGCCACTGGAAATGATTGAAGACTATCAAGACCAACTTATGACCTTCTTCCGAGATAACTACGATGTTATCTTGCATGAGATTGTGACTAAGAAGGTTCTACCTGATCAACAGCTCATGGATAGCATCTTGGCTGAATTTGGCCAACGCTTCCAACCATTGAGTGCGCGGCCTTTGGTCGCTGACTAA
- the atpG gene encoding ATP synthase F1 subunit gamma, translated as MALNEIKKRIESTKKTAQITNAMRMVSAAKYNKMAQDAKDYFLYAEKVRKMVSHVAKSQLELLDDGVPIRQDGLNYIDFHDMLLERPVKKTGYLIISSDRGLAGSYNSSIIKAVQQMFEEDHADKSEIVVLAIGEPIAKFCRENGYYVAKEMHDISDRPTFGEVQAIVKRAVKLFKEQAFDALYVCYNHHINAVSSQFRADQVLPLTDLDVLDEDEDDMANVDYLVEPSQGALLDVLLPQFAESQIYGAIVDAKTAEHGSRMNAMRSATDAANEMIDALRQQFNQERQLRVTNEILEIINGANALNDNKKKED; from the coding sequence ATGGCTTTAAATGAAATTAAAAAGCGGATTGAGTCCACTAAAAAGACTGCCCAAATCACCAATGCCATGCGGATGGTGTCGGCTGCCAAGTATAACAAGATGGCCCAAGACGCCAAGGATTACTTCCTCTATGCTGAGAAAGTGCGCAAGATGGTCTCCCATGTGGCCAAGTCTCAGTTAGAGCTCTTAGACGATGGGGTGCCCATTCGTCAAGACGGGCTCAACTATATCGACTTTCACGATATGCTCTTAGAGCGTCCCGTTAAGAAGACCGGCTATCTGATTATTTCCTCAGACCGTGGTTTGGCGGGGAGCTACAACTCCTCCATCATCAAGGCGGTCCAACAGATGTTTGAAGAAGACCATGCCGACAAGAGTGAGATTGTGGTCTTGGCCATTGGGGAGCCCATTGCCAAGTTTTGTCGCGAGAACGGCTACTATGTTGCCAAGGAAATGCATGACATTTCTGACCGACCAACCTTCGGTGAGGTACAAGCCATCGTCAAGCGGGCGGTCAAGCTCTTCAAGGAGCAGGCCTTCGATGCCCTCTATGTCTGCTACAATCACCATATTAACGCGGTTAGTTCCCAATTCCGGGCTGACCAGGTCTTGCCTTTGACTGATTTAGATGTCTTAGATGAGGATGAGGATGATATGGCCAATGTTGACTATCTAGTAGAGCCCTCTCAAGGGGCCTTGCTAGACGTGCTCCTGCCACAGTTTGCGGAGAGTCAGATTTATGGGGCCATTGTCGATGCCAAGACGGCTGAACACGGCAGTCGTATGAACGCCATGCGCAGTGCGACAGACGCAGCCAATGAGATGATTGACGCCTTGAGGCAACAATTCAACCAAGAACGTCAATTACGAGTAACCAATGAAATTTTAGAGATTATCAATGGGGCCAATGCCCTGAATGATAATAAGAAGAAGGAGGATTAG
- the atpD gene encoding F0F1 ATP synthase subunit beta, with the protein MRIGRIEQVIGPVVDVAFPVENGVPDIHHALVVTRQPVSEAMDLSDVDLSQSITLEVALDLGDGVVRTIAMESTDGLQRGLAVLDTDRLIEVPVGEVTLGRVFNVLGQPIDDMGRLDGDHEVRGIHRPAPTFEELSSSYTILETGIKVIDLLAPYIKGGKIGLFGGAGVGKTVLIQELIHNIAEQLGGISVFTGVGERTREGNDLVFEMRESGVNKKTAMVFGQMNEPPGARMRVVLTGLTMAEYFRDELKQDVLLFIDNIFRFTQAGSEVSALLGRMPSAVGYQPTLASEMGAMQERITSTKNGSITSIQAVYVPADDYTDPAPATTFAHLDATTNLERRLTEQGIYPAVDPLASTSSALAEEIVGQRHYNIALKVQKILQRYRELQDIIAILGIEELSDEEKIVVKRARRLQFFLSQNFHVAEAFTGIPGSFVPIEETLHGFEGIVDGKYDALPEEAFRNVGPISQAIEKARKMGVDLPAGLD; encoded by the coding sequence ATGCGGATTGGACGAATTGAGCAAGTCATCGGCCCAGTTGTCGATGTGGCTTTTCCGGTTGAAAATGGGGTGCCTGATATCCACCATGCCTTGGTGGTCACCCGTCAACCCGTCAGTGAAGCAATGGACTTGTCAGATGTAGACCTGTCCCAATCCATTACCCTGGAAGTCGCCTTAGACTTAGGGGATGGGGTGGTGCGGACCATCGCCATGGAATCTACCGACGGGCTCCAGCGTGGGCTAGCCGTACTGGATACAGACCGCTTGATTGAAGTGCCGGTAGGGGAAGTGACCCTAGGCCGGGTCTTCAACGTCTTAGGTCAACCAATTGATGATATGGGTCGCCTTGATGGTGACCATGAGGTGCGAGGGATTCACCGTCCAGCACCAACTTTTGAAGAATTAAGTTCTAGTTATACCATTCTTGAGACCGGGATTAAGGTCATCGACCTCTTAGCCCCTTATATCAAAGGGGGGAAAATCGGCCTCTTCGGCGGTGCCGGGGTAGGGAAGACCGTCCTCATTCAAGAATTAATTCATAACATTGCCGAACAATTAGGTGGGATTTCGGTCTTCACTGGGGTCGGCGAACGGACGCGTGAAGGGAACGACTTAGTTTTCGAAATGCGTGAATCCGGGGTTAACAAGAAGACCGCCATGGTCTTCGGCCAAATGAACGAGCCACCTGGTGCCCGTATGCGGGTTGTCTTAACTGGTTTGACCATGGCCGAATACTTCCGTGATGAGCTCAAACAAGACGTACTGCTCTTCATCGACAACATTTTCCGTTTCACCCAAGCGGGTTCTGAAGTCTCTGCCTTACTGGGCCGGATGCCTTCTGCCGTAGGTTATCAACCAACCTTGGCTTCTGAAATGGGGGCCATGCAAGAACGGATTACCTCAACTAAGAATGGGTCCATTACCTCTATCCAGGCCGTCTATGTGCCTGCCGATGACTATACGGACCCAGCACCAGCCACAACTTTCGCCCACTTGGATGCGACTACCAACTTGGAACGTCGCTTGACCGAGCAAGGGATTTACCCAGCGGTGGATCCACTGGCTTCCACTTCAAGTGCCTTGGCAGAAGAAATTGTCGGCCAACGCCACTACAACATAGCGCTTAAGGTACAGAAGATTCTGCAACGCTATCGTGAGTTGCAAGATATCATTGCCATTCTGGGGATTGAAGAATTATCTGACGAAGAGAAAATCGTGGTTAAACGTGCACGTCGTCTCCAATTCTTCCTATCGCAAAACTTCCACGTAGCCGAAGCCTTTACCGGGATTCCTGGTTCCTTTGTGCCAATTGAAGAAACCCTTCATGGCTTTGAAGGAATTGTGGACGGTAAGTACGATGCCTTACCTGAAGAAGCCTTCCGTAATGTGGGGCCAATTAGCCAAGCCATTGAGAAGGCACGTAAAATGGGCGTTGACTTGCCAGCAGGCTTAGATTAA
- the atpC gene encoding ATP synthase F1 subunit epsilon: MANPKDQHTMRVRIYSPQGVIYDHQALSCSVRAVDGGLTVLPNHTPILAPLELSVVKVVRVHEGFTDDFIAINGGVLEMRNNEVEIISNYAIRGKDIDEAQVSVEQQEAEINMQEAIANNDNKAFVKAKIELDRAMNKITAFRRKRGL, translated from the coding sequence ATGGCCAATCCAAAGGACCAGCATACCATGCGGGTACGCATTTACTCGCCTCAAGGGGTTATCTACGATCACCAAGCCCTGTCCTGTAGTGTTCGGGCAGTAGATGGTGGCCTAACCGTTCTACCTAACCATACGCCAATTTTGGCACCGCTAGAACTTAGCGTTGTCAAGGTGGTGCGGGTGCATGAAGGCTTTACCGATGACTTTATCGCCATTAATGGTGGCGTCTTGGAAATGCGCAACAATGAAGTAGAGATTATCTCTAACTATGCTATTCGTGGGAAAGACATTGATGAAGCTCAAGTAAGTGTGGAACAACAAGAAGCCGAGATTAATATGCAAGAAGCTATTGCTAACAATGATAACAAGGCCTTTGTCAAGGCTAAGATTGAATTGGACCGGGCAATGAACAAGATTACGGCCTTCCGCCGCAAGCGGGGGCTCTAG